GCGTAAGGAATCATGGCCACGAAATCCTCCTCGCAGGAAGGGTTCCAGGCCGCCATCCACCGGGCCACCACGTCCTCTCCGGCGTTGTAGGCGGCCACCGCCCCCGCCGTGGGGAACCGATTCAGGAGAAGGCCCAGGTAGCGGATGCCGAGGGCGGCGTTCGCACCCGGATCGTAGAGGTCTCCGGGGTCCTCTCCATGGGGGGCCAGGCGCAGGGCCGTTTCGGGCATGAGCTGCATGAGGCCGCGGGCCCCCGCGGGGGAGAGGGCGGTCTCGTCGAAGCCGCTCTCCTGGAGCATGACGGCCAAGACGAGGGCCGGAGGGACGCCTTCGGCTTTGGCGAGGGGGCGGATTTTCCCCAGTAGAGGAGCAGGGTAGAAGGCTTCCAGGACCGCATTGGGGCAGGCCCAGGGGCCCTCAACTCCCGGCGCCGCTTTGTGGAGGGCCGATTCGGCGGCGGCACGCCGCCCGGCGCGCCCGCACAGGAGCGCGTAGGTGAGGGCGACGTGGGGCGAGCGGCTTCCGGCCTTCCGGTACAGAACCGAGAAGGCGTCGGCGGCGTCGGATTCCAGGCCTGCCCGGTCCAGGGCGCGGGCCAGGAAAGACTCTTCCCCGCCCGCGGCCTCCGTCCAGGGCTCCGGAAGGACCGCCGGCGAATCCTGCGCGGCCTTCTCGCCCCGTTCCCCGAGCCGCCGCAGGGCCGAGGCGCGCCAGTAGCCCTCCGGACCCGCGGCCAGGCGGAGGAGCGCCTCGACTTCCACGTCCCGGCGGCCGGAACGCCCCGCCGCGGAGGCCAGGCCCCACAGGGCGCTGGATCGCAAGAGGCCGGCCCCGGGGTTTTCGACGACGGAGCGGAAGAGGGACAGGGACTCCTCCCATCGGCCGAGCTGGTGGAGGGCCCATCCCCGGCGGAGGCAGGCGGCCAGGAGAAGGGAGTCTCCCCCGCCCAGGGAATCGAGCCGCGCCCACGCATCCTGCGCCTCCTCGAAGTTTCCCGCGGCGTAGGCCGAAACGGCCCATGCGTTGAGGGCTTCGGCGTGGAGCCCCTCGTGGCCCTTCGCGGGGATTTCCAGAAGGGCGCGGCAGCGCTCCGCAACGGCCCCGTGGTCCCCTTCGCGGACGAGGGCCCAGGCGGCCTTCAGGCGGGCGCGGAGGGCGGCCTCCGTGTTCCCCCGGGCGCGGGCCAGGGCGTCCGCCGCCTGGACCGTTTCGTCGTTGCGCCGCAAGGCGTGGAGGACCTCCACCCGCAAGAGGGCGGCTCGCTCCCCCGAGGCGCCCTCGAAGGCCTTAGCCGGCAGGCTCAGGAGGAGGTCCCAGGCGTCCTCCCGGCGACCCGATTTCAAGAAGCGCCGGGCCAGGTCCAGGGTCTGGTCGGCGCTTCGGGTCGGCGGCGCGAAATGGCCCTCCTCGGCGAGGCGGTTCAGCCGGAGCCCTGCCTCCCTCCCGAGGACGCAGTCGGGCCGAAGGTAGAGGTCCCGCAAGGTCCCCCCCGCCTCCCTCCACCGCTCCAGCTGGAGGAGCCCCAGGGCCCTTTCCCACCGGACCCGGTCCCGGTCGGCGCCGCGCGAGAGGTCCACCAGCCTGGACAGGGTTTCCAACCGGGGCGTGAGTCGGCCCTGGGCTTCCTGGGCCCGCGCCAGGAGCCTCAAGGCCCGAAGGCGCAGGCTCGGAACGGGGGATCCCGCCAACCGGACCGCCAGCCCTTCGGCCTCCTTCGCCCTCCCCAGGTCCAGGAGGGCCTGGGTGAGCAGGAGTCGGCCAAAGGGGGCCAGGGGACCCGCGGAGTCGGCGGTCTCCCTCAGGGGGTCCACGGCCGCGGCCGGGTCTCCGGCCAGGAGAGCCATTCTGCCGTAGGCCAGGGCGGCCGTCTTGTCCGGCCCGGCGGGAGAGGAGGCCCAGGCATGGCGGAAGGCGGCCAGGGCCTCGGGCCACCGGCCCTGGCGGCGGAGGGCCGCGGCGTGGTCGAGCTCCGAGGCCCCCTGCGGCGCAGGGACCGCGGGGAGCGAAGCGCCGGCGGTCGCGAGGGAGAGCCCCAGGCACAGCAAAACCCCCGGGAGGAGGGGAAGGACCCTTCTCCCGGGGGCTCGGGGTGAGGTGTGCCCGCCGGCGGCCCTGGGGCCGCGGGCGTCAGAAGGCGACTTCCCAGACCGACTGGTCGTTGGTCTTGATGGCCAGGGACTGGGCGTAGACCTGGGGCACGGCCCGGTGCATGAAGCAGGCCGCCGCCTGGATCTTGTTGTGGTAGAACTTGGCGTCGCCGTTCTCCTTCAGGAAGGCATGGTAGGCCTTCTTGTCGGTGGCGTCCACGTCCTTCTCGCGCAGGATGGCCTTGAGCTTCTTGCCCGCCACGGCGGCCTGTTCGAGGAGGAGGGCGCCGGCGAAGACGTGGCCCATCATGTCGAGGATGCCGCAGGCGTTGGGGAGCAGGACGAGGGGCGCGTCCATCCGCTTGCCCAGGTCGGCGAGAATTCCGGAAAGCTCCTTCACGGCGTTGGCGAGGTGGATGGCTGAGGCCCCCAGCTCCGTGTCCGTCACGTATTCCTGGGCCGTCTCCTGAACCTTTTGCAGGAAGGCTTTCACGAGGGCGCCGTTCTCCATCTTCATCTTTCGGAAGCAGAGGTCGAGGGCCTGGATGCCGTTCGTGCCCTCGTAGATGGGGGCGATGCGGGCGTCGCGGAGGTACTGCTCCGCCGGGTACTCCATGGTGTAGCCGTAGCCGCCGTAGCACTGGAGGGCCATGTCGGTCATGCGCACGCCCCAGTCCGTGCACCATGCCTTGCAGATGGGGGTCAGGAGCTCCACCCAGCCCTGGGCCGTTTTCTTGGCTTCGCCCTCGGAAACGTGGGCGAGGTCCAGCTGGCAGGCGGTGAACGAGACCAGGGCGCGCATGCCGTGGACGTAGGCCATTTGAGTGAGGAGCATGCGCTTCACGTCCGGGTGCTCGATGATGGGGACCTGGGGACCGTCCGCGGAGCGGTCCTTGAAGTGCTTGCCCTGGAGCCTCTCCTGGGCGAAGGCGAGGGCGTGCTGGTAGGCGGCCGACGCCAGAGCCATGCCCTGGACGCCCACTTCGTAGCGCGCGGCGTTCATCATCTGGAACATGAGGGACATGCCCTCCTGCTCCTTGCCCAGGAGGAAGCCCTCGCACCCGTCGTTGGCCCCGAAGACCATGGAGCAGGTGGGGGACCCGTGGATGCCCAGCTTGTGCTCGATGTTGCTCACGGCCACGTCGTTGTACTCGCCCAGGCTCCCGTCCGGGTTCACGCGGAACTTGGGGACGATGAACAGGGAGAGCCCCTTCGTTCCGGGAGGGGCGTCCGGAGTGCGGGCGAGGACGGCGTGGATGATGTTGGGGGTCATGTCCTGGTCGCCCGAGGTGATGAAGATCTTTTCGCCCGAGATCTTGTAGCGGCCGTCGGGGGATTTCACGGCCTTGGTGCGGCTGGCGCCCACGTCGGAGCCCGCGCCCGGCTCGGTGAGGCACATGGTACCGCCCCACTTCCCCGTGTAGAGCTTCTCGCAGAAGAGGCCCTTCATTTCGTCGGTGCCGAAGCTCTCGATGAGGTGGCCCGTGCCCCGGCCGAGGAGCATGGTGAGGGCGAGGGAGGGGTTGGCGCCCACCATGAACTCGAAGATGCCCGTGCCCACGGACTCGGGCAGGCCCATGCCGCCGTACTCCTGGTTGGCGGAGGCGCCGATCCAGCCGGCCTCGGAGATGGTCTTGTAGGCCTTGTGGAAGGAGGGAGGCAGGAGCACCTTCCCGTCCACGAATTTCGCGCCCACCCGGTCGCCGTCGGCGTTGGTGGGCCCCATCTCGTTCTGGACGACCTTGAGGGCCTCCTCGAGGATCATCTCCAGATCGGACCGCTCGAAGCCGCTGAACTCCTCCGCCTTGAGGATCTTGTTCAGGGGCAGCCACTCGAACAGGTTGAACTTCACGTCTCTGAGGTCGTCCTTGTAATCCATCGCTCACGCCTCCTTCAAGAAACACCCGTCCGGCCGCCGCCGGCGCCCCGAGGATCCGATCCGCCCGATTCCGCCTTTCCCAAGGGTTCCTGAGCCTCCCTTGTCACCCTGTCCAGCTGGGCCGACCCGGGGGGCGGGGAGCCCTGCATACGAAAGTAAGTAAATACTCACGAAAAATCAAGCCCCCCCTTTCAACCGCCCTCCAAAAGCCGCCACGGTTACATCCGGGACCCAGGCGCATCTTGGCTCTCCTGAGCGCCCGGCGGCGCCGGGCCCGTCGTGAGGAGAACGCCCAATGGAGCTTACCGTCACGTTTCCCGGAGGAAAGCGCGTGGACGCCCAGTTCCTCCACCACACCATCCGGACCGATCAGTCCCGCGAATCGGGGGGAGAGGGATCCGCCCCCGAGCCTTTCCT
The sequence above is a segment of the Acidobacteriota bacterium genome. Coding sequences within it:
- a CDS encoding transglycosylase SLT domain-containing protein, whose amino-acid sequence is MLCLGLSLATAGASLPAVPAPQGASELDHAAALRRQGRWPEALAAFRHAWASSPAGPDKTAALAYGRMALLAGDPAAAVDPLRETADSAGPLAPFGRLLLTQALLDLGRAKEAEGLAVRLAGSPVPSLRLRALRLLARAQEAQGRLTPRLETLSRLVDLSRGADRDRVRWERALGLLQLERWREAGGTLRDLYLRPDCVLGREAGLRLNRLAEEGHFAPPTRSADQTLDLARRFLKSGRREDAWDLLLSLPAKAFEGASGERAALLRVEVLHALRRNDETVQAADALARARGNTEAALRARLKAAWALVREGDHGAVAERCRALLEIPAKGHEGLHAEALNAWAVSAYAAGNFEEAQDAWARLDSLGGGDSLLLAACLRRGWALHQLGRWEESLSLFRSVVENPGAGLLRSSALWGLASAAGRSGRRDVEVEALLRLAAGPEGYWRASALRRLGERGEKAAQDSPAVLPEPWTEAAGGEESFLARALDRAGLESDAADAFSVLYRKAGSRSPHVALTYALLCGRAGRRAAAESALHKAAPGVEGPWACPNAVLEAFYPAPLLGKIRPLAKAEGVPPALVLAVMLQESGFDETALSPAGARGLMQLMPETALRLAPHGEDPGDLYDPGANAALGIRYLGLLLNRFPTAGAVAAYNAGEDVVARWMAAWNPSCEEDFVAMIPYAETRAYTARVLAYSRDYGRLLNP
- a CDS encoding acyl-CoA dehydrogenase, with translation MDYKDDLRDVKFNLFEWLPLNKILKAEEFSGFERSDLEMILEEALKVVQNEMGPTNADGDRVGAKFVDGKVLLPPSFHKAYKTISEAGWIGASANQEYGGMGLPESVGTGIFEFMVGANPSLALTMLLGRGTGHLIESFGTDEMKGLFCEKLYTGKWGGTMCLTEPGAGSDVGASRTKAVKSPDGRYKISGEKIFITSGDQDMTPNIIHAVLARTPDAPPGTKGLSLFIVPKFRVNPDGSLGEYNDVAVSNIEHKLGIHGSPTCSMVFGANDGCEGFLLGKEQEGMSLMFQMMNAARYEVGVQGMALASAAYQHALAFAQERLQGKHFKDRSADGPQVPIIEHPDVKRMLLTQMAYVHGMRALVSFTACQLDLAHVSEGEAKKTAQGWVELLTPICKAWCTDWGVRMTDMALQCYGGYGYTMEYPAEQYLRDARIAPIYEGTNGIQALDLCFRKMKMENGALVKAFLQKVQETAQEYVTDTELGASAIHLANAVKELSGILADLGKRMDAPLVLLPNACGILDMMGHVFAGALLLEQAAVAGKKLKAILREKDVDATDKKAYHAFLKENGDAKFYHNKIQAAACFMHRAVPQVYAQSLAIKTNDQSVWEVAF